A window of the Lactuca sativa cultivar Salinas chromosome 5, Lsat_Salinas_v11, whole genome shotgun sequence genome harbors these coding sequences:
- the LOC111908080 gene encoding ankyrin repeat-containing protein NPR4 has protein sequence MHRILRRIINSWRAPQPLPPPAPPPPPPQPDYPGQALLADNRRRDFIDLCVPLYEASMKGDWNAAQVLIGNREYLLRCSITHNYETALHVAASGQSNPESINYVENLVRLMNREDLQLQNKNGNTALSLAAAAGNVEIARIMLRKNGDLPIIPNKENMMPLYIAALCGNEDMVKYLYKDFQGMRGPGWTTTTMSWVLVKCIECDMFDVVLDILEDHPELPQHSQRTLALKALARKSSAFNGIEPTKCKVVRILGLIWENFEGERKAVIDDILRGHPDENGLHPNGILFIAAEMGNTNFLVELIRKYPDIIWKKNDNHQSIFHVAVSYRHVNIYKLLYEIGSLKTLIFPLKDQDGNNMLHLVGKKSMRSRLDQDVSGAAFELQRELLWFKEVESMIHPDYKDRKNNQGQTPYELFTKDHKDLVVDGEKWMKDTASQCMVVAALIATVVFAVAYTIPGGYRQTDDKEKGYKEGLPVFLYNGPFLAFVVLDAFSLIMSSTSILVFLSMLTSRYTQEDFRKSLPKKLLAGLLMLFLSIVTMMISFSVSFFVLYSSHRFIALAISIALVSVIPIFFHGLLQYPLLKDVYRSTFHSGRLFKPKKQMLYYQNPNF, from the exons GATAATAAACAGTTGGAGAGCACCGCAGCCTCTGCCACCACCAGCGCCACCTCCGCCTCCACCACAACCTGATTACCCTGGTCAAGCCCTACTTGCTG ATAATAGAAGAAGGGACTTTATCGATCTGTGTGTTCCTCTTTATGAAGCATCAATGAAAGGAGATTGGAATGCTGCTCAAGTCCTCATTGGTAATCGGGAATATCTGTTACGTTGTAGTATTACTCATAACTATGAAACAGCACTTCACGTTGCAGCATCAGGTCAAAGCAACCCCGAAAGCATCAACTATGTAGAAAATCTTGTGCGTCTGATGAACAGGGAAGACTTGCAGCTTCAGAATAAAAATGGAAACACTGCTCTTTCTTTAGCAGCTGCTGCTGGAAATGTCGAAATTGCTAGAATTATGTTGAGAAAGAATGGTGATCTGCCCATAATCCCTAATAAGGAAAACATGATGCCTCTCTACATTGCTGCCTTATGTGGAAACGAAGATATGGTGAAGTATCTGTATAAAGATTTTCAGGGAATGCGTGGTCCTGGTTGGACAACAACGACCATGAGTTGGGTATTGGTGAAGTGCATTGAGTGTGATATGTTCG ATGTGGTACTAGATATATTGGAGGACCACCCAGAACTCCCCCAACACAGTCAAAGAACCCTTGCACTAAAGGCTTTGGCTAGAAAGTCTAGTGCATTTAATGGAATAGAACCAACAAAATGTAAAGTCGTGCGAATACTGGGACTGATTTGGGAAAACTTTGAGGGGGAACGAAAGGCTGTAATAGATGATATACTTAGAGGCCATCCTGACGAAAATGGATTACACCCCAATGGAATACTTTTTATTGCAGCAGAAATGGGCAATACTAATTTTTTGGTTGAGCTCATTCGTAAATATCCTGATATTATATGGAAAAAAAATGACAACCATCAAAGTATATTTCATGTTGCTGTCTCATATCGTCATGTGAACATCTATAAACTATTATACGAGATAGGCTCGTTAAAGACTTTAATATTTCCTCTTAAAGATCAAGATGGTAATAATATGTTGCACTTGGTTGGAAAGAAGTCAATGAGAAGCCGCCTCGATCAAGATGTCTCTGGGGCAGCTTTTGAGTTGCAACGTGAATTGTTATGGTTCAAG GAAGTAGAATCTATGATACATCCTGATTACAAAGATCGGAAGAACAATCAGGGCCAAACCCCATATGAACTATTCACCAAGGATCACAAAGATTTAGTTGTTGACGGAGAGAAATGGATGAAAGACACAGCTAGTCAATGCATGGTGGTTGCTGCACTAATAGCCACCGTAGTATTTGCAGTAGCTTATACAATCCCAGGTGGCTATAGGCAAACTGATGACAAAGAGAAAGGTTATAAGGAAGGCTTACCTGTTTTCCTTTACAACGGGCCCTTCCTAGCATTTGTGGTGTTAGATGCCTTCTCTTTAATCATGTCCTCGACTTCAATCCTTGTTTTCCTATCCATGCTTACTTCGCGTTACACTCAAGAAGATTTCAGAAAATCGTTACCCAAAAAACTATTGGCAGGACTTTTAATGCTTTTCCTCTCCATAGTCACCATGATGATTTCTTTTAGTGTCAGCTTCTTCGTGTTATACAGCAGTCATAGGTTTATTGCACTAGCAATCTCTATTGCTCTAGTTTCTGTTATACCTATATTTTTCCATGGTTTGCTACAATATCCTCTTTTAAAAGATGTATACCGCTCCACATTTCATTCAGGGCGGCTCTTTAAGCCCAAGAAACAAATGCTTTATTATCAAAATCCAAATTTCTAA